A stretch of the Ensifer sp. PDNC004 genome encodes the following:
- a CDS encoding DUF1064 domain-containing protein yields the protein MSAKEYQASIAAPKRGNKYGAKRTLLDGILFDSKAEASFYAVLKQREKAGEVTDIERQREYDLMVNGVLVARYRADFVFFDRRNRSRRVVDIKGVTTRDFTMKRKLMKACFGIEVEVIR from the coding sequence ATGTCGGCCAAGGAGTACCAAGCATCTATCGCTGCGCCAAAACGCGGCAACAAGTATGGTGCCAAGCGGACGTTGCTGGATGGAATCCTCTTCGACAGCAAAGCCGAAGCTTCCTTCTACGCTGTCCTCAAGCAGCGCGAGAAGGCGGGCGAGGTGACCGACATCGAGCGCCAGCGCGAGTATGACCTGATGGTCAACGGCGTTCTGGTCGCGCGATACCGCGCCGATTTCGTGTTCTTCGATCGCCGCAACAGATCGCGCCGCGTCGTCGACATCAAGGGTGTGACCACCCGCGATTTCACCATGAAGCGGAAGCTCATGAAAGCTTGCTTCGGCATCGAGGTCGAGGTGATCCGATGA
- a CDS encoding transcription termination/antitermination NusG family protein, with amino-acid sequence MSWYAIKTRPGTQRLATPRIGEPEDRKGEFIIERNLRDADIEIFMPSFRKDIKHHRTKELIERRFAMIVGYSFVYLPSRDFYRLSRVDGVTAILGVDGCPARISDFEVASIRQAEEMAGVSLQRERDARKKRSRKELQQEFPKDKPIRIAPEHRMVGGMLATVLDVTGRNTVKAVVQYLGGLVHVDLPLELIDKVA; translated from the coding sequence ATGAGCTGGTATGCAATCAAGACCCGTCCCGGAACCCAGCGCCTGGCAACGCCGCGCATCGGCGAGCCTGAGGACCGCAAGGGCGAATTCATCATCGAGCGAAACCTCCGTGACGCCGACATCGAAATCTTCATGCCGTCGTTCCGGAAGGACATCAAACACCACCGGACCAAGGAACTGATCGAGCGGCGGTTCGCCATGATCGTCGGCTATTCGTTCGTCTACCTCCCGTCGCGGGACTTCTACCGGCTCTCCCGCGTGGACGGCGTCACCGCGATCCTCGGCGTCGACGGCTGCCCGGCGCGCATCTCCGATTTCGAGGTGGCGAGCATCCGTCAGGCCGAAGAGATGGCCGGGGTCTCACTGCAGCGCGAGCGCGACGCCAGAAAGAAGCGCAGCCGCAAGGAGCTGCAGCAGGAATTCCCGAAGGACAAACCCATCCGGATCGCGCCGGAACACCGCATGGTGGGGGGCATGTTGGCGACCGTCCTCGACGTTACCGGCCGCAACACCGTCAAAGCTGTGGTTCAGTATCTCGGCGGCCTCGTTCACGTCGATCTTCCGCTTGAACTAATCGATAAAGTCGCTTAG
- a CDS encoding helix-turn-helix domain-containing protein yields MNQHVSPEQLRQIQHYREVRARLFNTGKKPALLSQPVAEEVAPASTQILFVRDCDAHVIAWRHWLQFKELITGTSISGTFAVAVDATQNAAAVAVKGNADELELRRPMKDICLDVLQDFPGVTLEEVRGRHRQRNIVAARQACMYAIYLERKDISFPRLGHFFDGRDHTTALYSVSKAAAAKGDQEAVEWCGHRSKLINDAHRRKAALRKIEMENAQ; encoded by the coding sequence ATGAACCAGCACGTAAGCCCTGAGCAGTTGCGCCAGATCCAGCATTACCGCGAGGTCCGTGCTCGGCTCTTCAACACCGGGAAGAAGCCTGCGCTGTTGAGCCAGCCCGTCGCCGAGGAAGTCGCCCCGGCGTCGACACAGATCCTCTTCGTCCGGGATTGCGATGCCCATGTCATCGCCTGGCGCCATTGGCTGCAGTTCAAGGAACTGATCACAGGCACATCGATATCCGGCACGTTCGCGGTTGCCGTCGACGCAACTCAGAACGCCGCAGCCGTCGCAGTGAAGGGCAACGCCGACGAGCTCGAACTCCGACGCCCCATGAAGGATATCTGCCTCGACGTGCTGCAGGACTTCCCCGGCGTCACCTTGGAGGAGGTGCGCGGGCGTCATCGCCAAAGGAACATCGTCGCCGCCCGCCAAGCGTGCATGTACGCCATATACCTCGAGCGCAAGGACATCTCATTCCCGCGCCTGGGTCATTTCTTCGACGGTCGCGACCACACCACGGCGCTGTATTCGGTCAGCAAGGCAGCTGCCGCAAAGGGCGACCAGGAAGCAGTCGAATGGTGCGGGCATCGTTCGAAACTCATCAACGACGCTCACAGGCGCAAGGCCGCGCTGCGCAAAATCGAAATGGAGAATGCCCAATGA